A genome region from Microbacterium sp. CGR2 includes the following:
- a CDS encoding molybdopterin oxidoreductase family protein yields the protein MTALPTSTHCPYCALQCAMTLTPTPADRVPVEVSGREFPTNRGGLCKKGWTAAELLARSDRITAPLLKQDDGSFAETSWEEALDRIAAGVRRFTAESGTDAIGVFGGGGLTNEKAYQLGKFARIALRTRLIDYNGRFCMSSAAAAANRAFGVDRGLPFPLADLDTADTLFVLGSNMGDTMPPFVQHMQGARASGGLIVVDPRRSTTARLTADGAGTHVQPVPGTDLALLLGMTHVVIVEELYDRSYVDTRTTGFEALRRSVSSWWPARTESVTGVPADTVRDLARRLAGSSSAYILTGRGVEQHVDGTDTATAAINLALLLGLVGRPGSGYGTLTGQGNGQGGREHGQKSDQLPGYRKITDPAARAHVAAVWGVPADTIPGPGLPAVELLARCGVDEGVRMLLVHGSNVVVSAPDVSQVRAALGRLDLLIVSDFFLSETAQLADIVLPVLQWAEEEGTMTNLEGRVLRRRRALLPPPGARSELWIMRELAARLDAPGVWSTDPAEVFDELARASEGGLADYSGLSHALLDTGIAAHWPYPSGSTGTPRLFEERFAHDDGRARLVSVRARAPESPRGAELSLITGRILTHYQSGTQTRRVTELNGPHPRLVAQLHPLTARDRGVAAGTRVRVANGRGAVEADVELSDDIRPDTVFLPFHYAGAESANLLTSSATDPLSSMPEFKHAVVTVDAIPAGAE from the coding sequence ATGACCGCGCTCCCGACATCGACGCACTGTCCGTACTGCGCGCTGCAGTGCGCCATGACGCTCACCCCCACCCCCGCCGATCGTGTTCCCGTGGAGGTCTCCGGTCGTGAGTTCCCCACCAACCGCGGCGGTCTCTGCAAGAAGGGGTGGACGGCCGCCGAACTCCTCGCGCGAAGCGACCGGATCACCGCTCCGCTGCTCAAGCAGGACGACGGCTCCTTCGCCGAGACCTCCTGGGAGGAGGCCCTCGATAGGATCGCTGCCGGCGTGCGTCGGTTCACGGCCGAGAGCGGGACGGACGCGATCGGAGTGTTCGGCGGCGGTGGCCTCACGAACGAGAAGGCTTACCAATTGGGCAAGTTCGCCCGCATCGCCCTGCGAACCCGCCTGATCGACTACAACGGGCGGTTCTGCATGTCGTCGGCGGCGGCGGCCGCCAACCGCGCGTTCGGGGTGGACAGGGGCCTGCCGTTCCCGCTCGCAGACCTCGACACCGCCGACACTCTGTTCGTGCTGGGCTCCAACATGGGCGACACGATGCCCCCGTTCGTGCAGCACATGCAGGGTGCGAGGGCGAGCGGTGGATTGATCGTGGTCGATCCACGGCGGTCCACGACAGCCCGGCTCACGGCCGACGGCGCCGGCACACACGTGCAGCCGGTGCCCGGGACCGATCTCGCCCTGCTGCTGGGGATGACGCACGTCGTGATCGTCGAGGAACTCTACGACCGCTCCTATGTGGACACCCGCACCACCGGCTTCGAGGCGCTCCGTCGCTCCGTCTCCTCGTGGTGGCCGGCGCGCACGGAGTCCGTCACCGGCGTCCCGGCCGACACCGTCCGTGACCTCGCCCGGCGCCTGGCCGGATCCTCATCCGCATACATCCTCACCGGACGCGGCGTCGAACAGCACGTCGACGGCACCGACACCGCCACCGCCGCGATCAACCTGGCACTGCTGCTCGGGCTGGTCGGACGACCCGGATCGGGATACGGGACGCTCACCGGACAGGGCAACGGCCAAGGCGGGCGGGAGCACGGCCAGAAGTCCGATCAGCTTCCCGGGTATCGCAAGATCACCGACCCGGCGGCACGGGCGCACGTCGCAGCGGTGTGGGGCGTGCCCGCGGACACCATCCCCGGCCCCGGCCTCCCGGCCGTGGAGCTGCTCGCGAGATGCGGTGTCGACGAGGGTGTGCGGATGCTGCTGGTACACGGGTCGAACGTCGTCGTCTCGGCGCCCGATGTCTCCCAGGTGCGCGCGGCGCTCGGTCGCCTCGACCTGCTCATCGTCAGCGACTTCTTCCTCTCCGAGACGGCGCAGCTGGCCGACATCGTGCTGCCGGTGCTGCAGTGGGCGGAAGAGGAAGGAACGATGACCAACCTCGAAGGGCGGGTCCTTCGCCGGCGCCGCGCCCTCCTCCCTCCCCCCGGCGCCCGCAGCGAACTGTGGATCATGCGCGAGCTCGCCGCACGCCTCGACGCTCCCGGTGTCTGGTCGACCGATCCCGCCGAGGTCTTCGACGAGCTCGCCCGCGCATCCGAGGGCGGACTCGCCGACTACTCCGGTCTCTCGCATGCTCTCCTCGACACCGGGATCGCCGCGCATTGGCCGTATCCCTCAGGTTCCACGGGCACGCCGCGGCTCTTCGAGGAGCGGTTCGCGCACGACGACGGCCGCGCCCGACTCGTCTCCGTGCGGGCCCGAGCCCCGGAGTCGCCGCGGGGCGCGGAACTCAGCCTGATCACCGGGCGCATCCTGACCCACTATCAATCCGGAACCCAGACCCGGCGTGTGACCGAACTCAACGGGCCTCACCCCCGGCTGGTCGCGCAACTGCATCCGCTGACCGCCCGCGATCGCGGTGTCGCCGCCGGAACGCGCGTGCGAGTGGCGAACGGGCGCGGGGCGGTCGAGGCAGATGTCGAACTCAGCGACGACATCCGTCCGGACACCGTCTTCCTGCCGTTCCATTACGCCGGCGCCGAGAGCGCCAACCTGCTCACCAGTTCCGCGACGGACCCGCTCAGCTCGATGCCGGAGTTCAAGCACGCCGTCGTCACCGTCGACGCGATCCCGGCCGGCGCCGAGTAG
- a CDS encoding pyridoxal phosphate-dependent aminotransferase produces the protein MTERAPLSRKLSAIAESATLKVDAKAKALKAEGKDVISYAAGEPDFSTPQFIVDAAAEALADPASYRYTPAPGLPALREAIAAKTLRDSGLEVSPSQVIVTNGGKQSVYQAFQAVVNPGDEVLLPAPYWTTYPEAIRLADGTPVEVFAGADQDYKVTVEQLEAARTERTTVLVFVSPSNPTGSVYTADETKAIGEWALEHGIWIVSDEIYQNLTYEGVTATSIVQAVPEVAGQTILVNGVAKTYAMTGWRVGWMVGPADAIKIAGNLQSHLSSNVNNVAQKAAVAALNGPQSEAQQMREAFDRRRRLIVAELSKIEGLVVPNPLGAFYVYPDVQGLLGRTWGGVTPTTSLELADLILDQAEVAVVPGEAFGPSGYLRLSYALGDDALLEGVQRLQRLFS, from the coding sequence GTGACCGAACGCGCTCCTCTCTCCCGCAAGCTGTCCGCCATCGCCGAGTCCGCGACCCTCAAGGTCGACGCCAAGGCCAAGGCCCTCAAAGCCGAGGGCAAGGACGTCATCTCCTACGCGGCCGGCGAGCCCGACTTCTCCACGCCGCAGTTCATCGTCGATGCCGCTGCCGAGGCGCTCGCCGACCCGGCGAGCTACCGGTACACCCCGGCGCCCGGCCTCCCGGCGCTGCGCGAAGCCATCGCCGCGAAGACGCTCCGCGACTCGGGCCTCGAGGTCTCGCCCAGCCAGGTCATCGTCACCAACGGCGGCAAGCAGTCGGTCTATCAGGCCTTCCAGGCGGTGGTGAACCCCGGCGACGAGGTGCTGCTCCCGGCTCCGTACTGGACCACCTACCCCGAGGCGATCCGCCTTGCCGACGGCACGCCCGTCGAGGTCTTCGCCGGGGCCGATCAGGACTACAAAGTCACCGTCGAGCAGCTCGAGGCCGCGCGCACCGAGCGGACGACCGTGCTCGTCTTCGTCTCTCCCTCGAACCCCACCGGCTCGGTGTACACCGCCGACGAGACGAAGGCGATCGGCGAATGGGCGCTCGAGCACGGCATCTGGATCGTCAGCGATGAGATCTACCAGAACCTGACTTACGAAGGCGTCACCGCGACCTCGATCGTGCAGGCGGTTCCCGAGGTCGCGGGCCAGACGATCCTCGTCAACGGTGTCGCGAAGACTTACGCGATGACCGGGTGGCGGGTCGGCTGGATGGTCGGCCCCGCCGACGCCATCAAGATCGCCGGCAACCTTCAGTCGCATCTCTCGAGCAACGTGAACAACGTCGCGCAGAAGGCCGCCGTCGCCGCACTCAACGGCCCGCAGTCCGAGGCTCAGCAGATGCGCGAGGCCTTCGACCGCCGGCGGCGACTCATCGTTGCCGAGCTCTCGAAGATCGAGGGGCTGGTCGTGCCGAACCCGCTCGGCGCTTTCTACGTGTACCCCGATGTGCAGGGCCTGCTCGGCCGCACGTGGGGTGGAGTCACCCCGACGACCTCGCTCGAACTGGCCGACCTCATCCTCGACCAGGCAGAGGTCGCCGTCGTTCCCGGTGAAGCCTTCGGCCCCTCCGGCTACCTCCGCCTGTCGTACGCCCTCGGCGACGACGCCCTGCTCGAGGGTGTGCAGAGACTGCAGCGCCTCTTCTCCTGA
- a CDS encoding VOC family protein: MSAPTPYLLFPGNAAEALHHYQSVFGGDLEILDYAHAGRHDGPGDAVAHGELKGAVALSGADAGADGDAVQMSGMFLALLGTADAATLTRWFDALAEGGRVIDALQQRPWGDFDGTVTDRYGIRWLIGYHPES, from the coding sequence ATGAGCGCCCCGACCCCGTACCTGCTTTTCCCCGGCAACGCCGCTGAGGCTCTGCATCACTACCAGTCCGTGTTCGGCGGTGATCTCGAGATCCTCGACTATGCCCACGCCGGTCGCCATGACGGACCCGGCGATGCGGTCGCCCACGGGGAATTGAAAGGGGCCGTCGCGCTCAGCGGCGCGGATGCCGGGGCCGACGGCGATGCGGTGCAGATGAGCGGCATGTTCCTCGCACTTCTGGGAACGGCCGACGCCGCGACTCTCACGCGCTGGTTCGACGCGCTCGCCGAGGGCGGGCGCGTGATCGATGCGCTGCAGCAGCGACCCTGGGGTGACTTCGATGGCACGGTGACCGATCGCTACGGCATCCGCTGGCTCATCGGGTACCACCCGGAAAGCTGA
- a CDS encoding UDP-N-acetylmuramate dehydrogenase, with product MAVTEVRTIEPVRLSALTTLRTGAAPERMLEATTTAELVDALRDVWARRDAWFVLGGGSNLFVGDETFEGTVIRVRTQGIDEVPSPHAGRIRLRVQAGHGWDDLVAYAVERGYAGLEAMSGIPGTVGAAPVQNIGAYGQEIQETLVEVDLIDETTGEISTVPASDLGLGFRTSVLKHHYGSEPQRRAVILSVTFDLLVADQRVVRGEQLRRALGLSDDAPVPLGWVRERILATRASKGMLLDADDPDTHGVGSFFQNAIVSESVARALPPECPRWPVAPDLDAMTVIPLASYDGLVPQTKIEAPDVKVSAAWLIEQAGIRKGFKLPRSRASVSTKHALALTNRGGATAGEVAELARFIQSRVHAEFGLVLQPEPVLVGVEL from the coding sequence ATGGCGGTGACCGAGGTGCGGACGATCGAGCCGGTCCGGCTGTCGGCGCTGACGACGCTGCGCACCGGTGCCGCGCCCGAGCGGATGCTGGAGGCGACCACGACCGCTGAGCTCGTCGACGCGCTGCGCGACGTCTGGGCGCGGCGCGACGCGTGGTTCGTGCTGGGCGGCGGGTCGAACCTCTTCGTCGGCGACGAAACCTTCGAGGGAACGGTCATCCGGGTCCGGACGCAGGGCATCGACGAGGTTCCCTCGCCGCACGCCGGGCGCATCCGGCTGCGCGTGCAAGCGGGCCACGGGTGGGACGACCTCGTCGCCTACGCCGTCGAACGCGGTTACGCCGGCCTCGAGGCGATGAGCGGCATCCCGGGCACCGTCGGTGCGGCGCCCGTGCAGAACATCGGCGCGTACGGGCAGGAGATCCAGGAGACTCTGGTCGAGGTCGACCTGATCGATGAGACGACCGGCGAGATCTCCACCGTCCCGGCATCCGACCTCGGTCTGGGATTCCGCACCTCCGTGCTCAAGCACCATTACGGAAGCGAACCGCAGCGCCGGGCCGTCATCCTCTCGGTCACCTTCGATCTGCTCGTCGCCGACCAGCGCGTCGTGCGGGGAGAGCAGCTGCGACGCGCTCTCGGGCTGTCCGACGACGCCCCCGTGCCACTCGGCTGGGTGCGCGAGCGAATCCTCGCCACCCGCGCGTCCAAAGGGATGCTGCTGGATGCCGACGATCCCGACACCCACGGCGTGGGGTCGTTCTTCCAGAACGCGATCGTCTCGGAGAGCGTGGCGCGCGCACTGCCTCCCGAGTGCCCCCGCTGGCCGGTGGCGCCCGATCTCGACGCGATGACCGTGATCCCTCTGGCCTCCTACGACGGGCTCGTGCCGCAGACCAAGATCGAGGCGCCGGACGTCAAGGTGAGCGCGGCCTGGCTCATCGAGCAGGCCGGCATCCGCAAGGGCTTCAAGCTCCCGCGGTCTCGGGCATCGGTGTCGACCAAGCACGCTCTCGCTCTGACGAACCGCGGCGGTGCGACGGCAGGAGAAGTCGCCGAGCTGGCGCGCTTCATCCAGAGCAGGGTGCACGCCGAATTCGGCCTCGTGCTGCAACCGGAGCCGGTGCTGGTCGGCGTCGAACTCTAG
- a CDS encoding MaoC/PaaZ C-terminal domain-containing protein, translated as MGYTVGEVVAERTVHLTRESLVRYAGASGDFNPIHYRDDVAASVGLPGVLAHGMLTMGIASSAVVSALDPAAVILDYGVRFTKPVVVDATDGADVHVIATVGAVDENSARIDLKVTTGDTTVLVKAQLRVAV; from the coding sequence ATGGGCTACACCGTCGGAGAAGTGGTTGCCGAACGCACCGTTCACCTCACTCGCGAGTCCCTGGTGCGGTACGCCGGAGCATCCGGAGACTTCAACCCGATCCACTATCGCGATGATGTCGCCGCGTCCGTGGGCCTGCCGGGCGTGCTCGCGCACGGCATGCTCACGATGGGAATCGCCTCCTCCGCGGTCGTCAGCGCCCTCGACCCTGCTGCCGTGATCCTCGACTACGGCGTGCGCTTCACGAAGCCGGTCGTCGTCGACGCGACGGACGGGGCCGACGTGCACGTCATCGCCACAGTCGGCGCCGTCGACGAAAACTCCGCTCGTATCGACCTCAAAGTCACCACGGGCGACACGACCGTCCTCGTCAAGGCGCAGCTGCGCGTCGCCGTCTGA
- a CDS encoding MaoC family dehydratase N-terminal domain-containing protein has product MAVNQDLVGREFPPTAPYLVGREKVREFARAVFAEAPQHTDVEAARAAGFTDVVAPPTFAMVVQDHTLQQLLAEPDSGIELARTIHAEQRFRYSQQIVAGDELTGRLRVTGIRMMAGNAMITSEAEITDADGAHVVTATSVLLVGADEGEAA; this is encoded by the coding sequence GTGGCAGTGAACCAAGATCTTGTCGGCCGGGAGTTCCCGCCGACGGCCCCCTACCTGGTCGGACGCGAGAAAGTGCGCGAGTTCGCACGAGCCGTCTTCGCCGAGGCCCCCCAGCACACCGATGTCGAAGCGGCCCGCGCGGCCGGTTTCACGGATGTGGTCGCTCCACCGACGTTCGCGATGGTGGTGCAGGATCACACGCTGCAGCAGCTCCTCGCCGAACCCGACTCGGGGATCGAGCTCGCCCGCACGATCCACGCCGAGCAGCGCTTCCGGTACTCGCAGCAGATCGTGGCGGGCGACGAGCTCACCGGTCGGCTGCGGGTCACCGGCATCCGGATGATGGCGGGGAACGCGATGATCACCAGCGAAGCCGAGATCACCGATGCCGACGGCGCCCATGTGGTCACGGCCACCAGTGTCCTGCTGGTCGGGGCCGACGAAGGAGAGGCCGCCTGA
- a CDS encoding glycerate kinase has translation MSIHIPQRILVAPSGFKESLSAQAVAQAIAAGVRRVIPGVRVDEFPVPDGGEGTAAALAEATGGELVPVAVTGPVGATVDAHWARLGGHATGTAVVEMASAAGLRLVPRDQRDPGETTTRGVGELIVAALDSGAQRIVVGCGDSGTSDGGAGALVALGARILDREGRPIAPGGRHLGDAVRLDLAGLHPRIGEVEIVLACNIHNVLCGPRGVARVFGPQKGATPEQVEQLASALDSWAALLEDESPFGAALDVRTGGGTGASGGLGAGLAAVLGARLAPRFEVLLDSGLLPHALDELMGLADLVITAEGAIDFQTPRGKVPAEIAMRARVAGVPVLGIAGSLGQGAPDVHDIGIDAIASIITVPMPLAQAVEQGEALLRDAAERSMRMVLLGSAMSARAA, from the coding sequence ATGTCCATCCACATCCCCCAGCGAATCCTGGTCGCACCGAGCGGATTCAAGGAGAGTCTGAGCGCCCAGGCGGTCGCTCAGGCCATCGCCGCAGGCGTCCGCCGCGTCATCCCCGGTGTGCGGGTCGACGAGTTCCCCGTCCCCGATGGTGGAGAGGGCACCGCCGCCGCGCTCGCGGAGGCGACCGGTGGCGAGCTCGTTCCGGTCGCTGTCACGGGGCCGGTCGGCGCGACGGTCGATGCGCACTGGGCTCGGCTCGGTGGACATGCGACCGGAACCGCCGTCGTCGAGATGGCATCGGCGGCCGGGCTGCGCCTGGTGCCGCGCGATCAGCGCGACCCGGGCGAGACCACCACGCGCGGCGTCGGCGAGCTGATCGTCGCCGCTCTCGACAGTGGGGCGCAGCGGATCGTGGTCGGATGCGGCGACTCCGGCACCAGCGACGGCGGCGCAGGAGCGCTGGTAGCCCTCGGAGCGCGGATCCTCGATCGGGAGGGCCGTCCGATCGCACCGGGCGGGCGCCACCTCGGAGATGCGGTCCGTCTCGACCTCGCGGGCCTCCATCCGCGTATCGGTGAGGTCGAGATCGTACTCGCGTGCAATATCCACAACGTGCTGTGCGGACCTCGGGGAGTCGCCCGGGTGTTCGGGCCGCAGAAAGGCGCCACCCCGGAACAGGTCGAACAGCTCGCGTCCGCCCTGGACAGCTGGGCTGCTCTTCTGGAAGACGAGAGTCCATTCGGGGCCGCGTTGGACGTGCGCACAGGAGGAGGAACCGGCGCGTCCGGTGGACTCGGCGCCGGTCTGGCAGCGGTCCTGGGCGCCCGCCTCGCGCCGCGCTTCGAGGTGCTGCTCGACAGCGGCCTGCTTCCGCACGCGCTCGATGAATTGATGGGCCTTGCGGACCTGGTGATCACCGCCGAAGGGGCGATCGACTTTCAGACCCCACGCGGAAAGGTTCCGGCGGAGATCGCGATGCGCGCGCGCGTCGCCGGCGTTCCGGTGCTCGGCATCGCCGGTTCGCTCGGCCAGGGCGCCCCGGACGTGCACGATATCGGGATCGACGCGATCGCCTCGATCATCACGGTGCCGATGCCCTTGGCGCAGGCGGTGGAACAGGGGGAAGCGCTGCTGCGCGATGCTGCGGAGCGGAGCATGCGGATGGTGCTGCTGGGCTCGGCGATGTCGGCCAGGGCGGCCTGA
- a CDS encoding SLC13 family permease, with amino-acid sequence MSTHTDSIRAGGAERARFATVPPQRSMPSLAPRTTAPRRALLAPNPGLVIRLAIIAAILIGFVVMAAQAQPASGDPGGMTLPIAVTVTVFLLAVWAWSATRLDDTLVAFLAAIALIVTGVLPASTFFASLGDETIWLLIGAFVIATGVASSGLALRGASHLLRFARGPRSLFHLTTVALMLTAFAVPATSGRAALAVPVFTAVSGVLPGRARVIRALSLLMPTVVLLSAVGSLLGAGAHIITDQLLRASGEAGFTFLGWLWLGLPLAIVSSHVACEIILWRFTDRADRRSPLRVDPVDIERSASATVTGALSADERRAAILLIGVIALWSTEPLHHLPPALVALLGAVAAVTPGIGCTTFPVAIKRVPWSLLLFLAATLALASALTRTGAATWLSTSALAPIQGLGASGAVTFVLAVIAISTAAHLLIPSRSARSAAIIPVVIALAPTLGVDPMAAALASTAAAGFCHTLPSSAKPVAMFADPDVISGGFSRRDLRRLSVLLAPAMFLMVAAFALWIWPLMGLPLLR; translated from the coding sequence ATGAGCACCCACACGGACAGCATCCGAGCGGGCGGTGCCGAACGAGCCCGATTCGCCACCGTGCCGCCTCAGCGTTCGATGCCCTCCCTGGCGCCGCGCACCACCGCACCGCGCCGGGCCCTCCTTGCACCGAACCCCGGCCTCGTCATCCGCCTCGCCATCATCGCGGCGATCCTGATCGGCTTCGTCGTGATGGCCGCCCAGGCGCAGCCGGCATCCGGCGACCCGGGAGGGATGACCCTCCCGATCGCCGTGACCGTCACTGTCTTCCTCCTCGCGGTCTGGGCGTGGAGCGCGACCCGGCTGGATGACACCCTCGTCGCCTTCCTCGCGGCCATCGCTCTCATCGTCACCGGTGTGCTGCCGGCGAGCACGTTCTTCGCCTCCCTCGGCGATGAGACGATCTGGTTGCTCATCGGAGCTTTCGTGATCGCCACCGGGGTCGCCTCATCGGGGCTTGCCCTTCGGGGAGCCTCGCATCTGCTGCGCTTCGCGCGAGGACCGCGGAGCCTTTTCCACTTGACGACCGTCGCCCTCATGCTGACCGCGTTCGCCGTACCAGCCACATCGGGTCGCGCAGCGCTGGCCGTGCCGGTGTTCACGGCGGTCTCGGGGGTGCTTCCCGGCCGAGCGCGTGTGATCAGGGCGCTCTCGCTGCTGATGCCGACGGTCGTGCTCCTGTCTGCCGTCGGGTCTCTCCTCGGCGCCGGTGCGCACATCATCACCGACCAGCTGCTGCGGGCCTCCGGCGAAGCAGGCTTCACATTCCTGGGGTGGCTCTGGCTCGGACTGCCGCTGGCAATCGTCTCGTCGCACGTCGCGTGCGAGATCATCCTCTGGCGGTTCACGGATCGCGCAGATCGTCGATCCCCCCTGCGCGTCGATCCGGTCGACATCGAGCGGTCCGCTTCGGCGACGGTCACCGGTGCCTTGAGTGCGGACGAGCGGCGCGCGGCGATCCTGCTCATCGGAGTCATCGCGCTCTGGAGCACCGAGCCGTTGCACCACCTTCCGCCGGCTCTCGTCGCCCTCCTCGGGGCGGTCGCCGCCGTGACGCCCGGTATCGGCTGCACCACCTTCCCCGTGGCGATCAAACGCGTGCCCTGGTCTCTGCTGCTGTTCCTCGCCGCGACGCTGGCACTGGCGTCTGCTCTCACCCGCACCGGCGCGGCCACCTGGCTGAGCACGTCCGCCCTTGCGCCGATCCAGGGCTTGGGCGCATCGGGTGCCGTGACGTTCGTGCTCGCCGTCATCGCGATCTCGACGGCCGCGCACCTGCTGATCCCCTCGCGATCGGCCCGTTCGGCGGCGATCATCCCCGTTGTGATCGCCCTCGCACCCACCCTCGGCGTCGACCCGATGGCGGCGGCGTTGGCTTCGACCGCAGCAGCCGGCTTCTGCCACACCCTCCCCAGCTCGGCCAAGCCGGTGGCCATGTTCGCCGACCCGGATGTGATCTCCGGCGGGTTCTCGCGACGCGATCTGCGTCGGCTCTCCGTGCTGCTGGCGCCGGCGATGTTCCTGATGGTCGCCGCCTTCGCGCTGTGGATCTGGCCGTTGATGGGGCTGCCGCTGCTGCGCTGA
- a CDS encoding response regulator transcription factor produces MRSILIAEDDPHITSFVRRGLRAAGYDTSEAADGHTALLMARGGMFDLVLLDIGLGGMDGFDVLANLRGEGVATPVIILTARDSVIDTVRGLESGANDYVTKPFQFAELAARVRLRIGDGEGRSAGPVLEHEDVRVDVRARTVTVAGDMRELTSREFALLEVFLQNAGQVLSRDQLIGHVWGMDFDPASNVVDVYVRALRGKIGADRIETVRGAGYRFR; encoded by the coding sequence ATGCGCAGCATCCTGATCGCTGAAGACGATCCCCACATCACATCCTTCGTCCGTCGCGGTCTGCGTGCGGCGGGATACGACACGTCGGAAGCCGCCGACGGCCATACCGCCCTGTTGATGGCCCGCGGCGGGATGTTCGACCTCGTGCTGCTCGACATCGGTCTGGGTGGGATGGACGGTTTCGATGTACTCGCCAATCTCCGCGGCGAGGGCGTCGCGACTCCGGTGATCATCCTGACCGCGCGGGACTCCGTCATCGACACGGTACGAGGCTTGGAGAGCGGCGCGAACGACTACGTCACCAAGCCTTTCCAGTTCGCCGAACTCGCCGCGCGAGTGCGACTGCGCATCGGTGACGGCGAAGGCCGGTCGGCCGGTCCGGTGCTGGAACACGAGGATGTTCGCGTCGATGTGCGTGCGCGCACCGTGACCGTGGCCGGCGACATGCGTGAGCTCACTTCTCGCGAGTTCGCCCTCCTCGAGGTGTTCCTGCAGAACGCAGGGCAGGTGCTGTCGCGCGACCAGCTGATCGGGCACGTGTGGGGAATGGACTTCGATCCCGCCTCCAACGTCGTCGACGTGTACGTGCGCGCTCTGCGCGGCAAGATCGGCGCAGACCGCATCGAGACGGTCCGCGGGGCGGGATACCGATTCCGATGA
- a CDS encoding cell wall metabolism sensor histidine kinase WalK: MTDAPTLPIEVVPTEQPKRAEKDSSAAARTGAPLRTLRPRTLPARWRITLWIILSTVITLIAVGLMGRSIFLAGVEETANTQIEQEAAEFARFAEDAAASGYATPEAMLTEYVVRQSVHEDEVVVASVDGEVVSVADGRVEATEPTDLSSVPGGAALISRLLGTSASSGALETSETGPLRWGRLEFTAGDREGALVIVNYTQNARSQVDASFTTIAWVALLGILLSSGVAWLVAGQILAPVREVYRVARDIGEHDLTARVPVEGTDDIAAVATTFNQMLDRLETLHTTQQRFVDDAGHELRTPITIVRGQLELLSEDPQERAETLRLVSGELDRMSRIVTDLLVLARAEQSDFVRIANCEVATLTLDIEAKAQALGDRRWQLMEIAEGSAALDPQRVTQAVLQLTANAVQVTEPGDRIDIGSRFEGEGAERRLRLWVRDTGPGVAAADAERIFERFARGDSTGVRRGSGLGLAIVRAIADGHGGSAWVDSVLGEGATFGIDIPAPAGVSNGPKTERNE; the protein is encoded by the coding sequence ATGACTGACGCGCCGACCCTGCCGATCGAGGTCGTCCCGACGGAACAGCCGAAGCGCGCGGAGAAGGACTCGTCGGCCGCGGCGCGCACCGGGGCACCATTGCGCACCCTGCGCCCTCGCACGCTCCCCGCCCGCTGGAGGATCACCCTGTGGATCATCTTGAGTACGGTGATCACCCTCATCGCCGTGGGGCTCATGGGCCGCAGCATCTTCCTCGCCGGCGTCGAGGAGACCGCCAACACGCAGATCGAGCAGGAGGCCGCCGAGTTCGCCCGGTTCGCCGAGGATGCCGCGGCAAGCGGTTACGCGACCCCGGAGGCGATGCTCACCGAATATGTCGTGCGCCAGTCGGTACATGAGGACGAGGTCGTGGTCGCCAGCGTCGACGGTGAAGTGGTCTCCGTCGCCGACGGGCGAGTCGAAGCGACCGAGCCGACGGATCTGTCGTCCGTGCCGGGCGGTGCCGCACTGATCAGCCGGCTGCTGGGCACCAGCGCCTCGTCCGGCGCTCTGGAGACCTCCGAGACCGGGCCGCTGCGGTGGGGGCGACTGGAGTTCACCGCCGGGGATCGGGAGGGCGCTCTCGTCATCGTGAACTACACGCAGAACGCGCGTTCGCAGGTCGACGCCAGTTTCACCACGATCGCCTGGGTCGCGCTGCTCGGGATCCTCCTGAGCTCCGGGGTCGCCTGGCTCGTCGCCGGTCAGATCCTCGCCCCGGTGCGAGAGGTCTATCGGGTGGCGCGGGATATCGGCGAGCACGACCTGACCGCCCGCGTTCCCGTGGAGGGGACCGACGACATCGCCGCGGTCGCCACGACGTTCAACCAGATGCTCGACCGGCTCGAAACCCTGCACACGACGCAGCAGCGCTTCGTCGACGATGCGGGCCACGAGCTGCGTACTCCGATCACGATCGTGCGCGGACAGCTCGAGCTGCTGAGCGAGGATCCCCAGGAACGGGCAGAGACCCTGCGCCTGGTCAGCGGTGAGCTCGATCGGATGAGCCGTATCGTCACCGACCTGCTGGTGCTCGCTCGTGCAGAGCAGTCCGACTTCGTGCGCATCGCGAACTGCGAGGTCGCGACCCTCACCCTCGACATCGAGGCGAAGGCGCAAGCGCTGGGCGACCGTCGCTGGCAGCTGATGGAGATCGCCGAGGGGAGCGCGGCCCTCGACCCGCAACGCGTCACGCAGGCAGTGCTGCAACTGACGGCGAACGCCGTGCAGGTGACAGAACCAGGGGACCGGATCGACATCGGTTCGCGCTTCGAGGGGGAAGGCGCGGAGCGGCGACTTCGACTGTGGGTGCGTGACACCGGTCCTGGCGTCGCGGCCGCCGATGCCGAGCGCATCTTCGAGCGCTTCGCTCGCGGGGACAGCACCGGTGTGCGTCGCGGATCCGGCCTGGGCCTCGCCATCGTGCGCGCGATCGCCGACGGGCACGGCGGTTCGGCCTGGGTCGACAGCGTCCTCGGGGAGGGCGCGACGTTCGGCATCGACATCCCCGCGCCCGCCGGCGTGAGCAACGGCCCCAAAACGGAGAGGAACGAGTGA